The sequence TTACACATAGATTCAAAATGAGTTTTCCAGAATCTAACGAATCTCCTTATGAAAATACCAACAATGAGTTATCCGCACAAAAAGAACAGATTCTAAAACAGATTCTTTCACCAGAAGCTAGATTGAGACTAAATAATATCAAGATGGTAAAATCAGAACTATCTGATCTTGTTGAACAATATTTGATCGGTATGGCAACTCAAGGCAAATTACCTGGTCAAATATCAGATGATCAACTCAAGCAAATTCTGCTTTCTATTCAACAACCAAAACGTGATTTTAAGATAAATCGAGTATGATCCAGAAAAAATATAATTATGGGTAGCCCATCGTTTAATTCATGAAAGCAGTAGTATACAATGAATATGCACCAGATGATAATTTTTCTAAAATCCTCAAAGTCCAGGATATAGATGATCCAAAACCAAAAGCAGATGAAGTTGTCTTTAAAGTAAAAGCAGCTGCTCTGAATTATAACGATATTTGGGGAATGAGAGGAGTACCTGTTGCTGTTCCATTACCACATGTTTCAGGTTCAGATGCTGCTGGAGATGTTATAGCAGTTGGTGAAGATGTTAAAAATATCAAAGTTGGAGATAGAGTTGTCTCTCACTCAAATATGTCTTGCAGAGTTTGTAAAGCATGTACTGATGGAAGAGAATTTGATTGTATTAATAGGACCATTTGGGGATTTCAAACTGGTCCAACTTGGGGCGCTTTTCAAGAAGTAACTCATCTTCCCGAAGTAAATATTTCAGTTATTCCAGAAGGAGTATCATATGATGAAGCAGCAGCTGCATCCATGACATTACTTACGTCATGGCATATGCTGGTTGGAAGAGCCAAAATTGTTCCAGGACAAACTGTCTTAATCATGGGTGGTGGTTCTGGAGTAGGAAGCTTTGGAATTCAGATTGCAAAATTATACAATTGTGATGTAATTGCAACAGCAAGTCCTGACAAACTAGACAAATGTCTAGAACTTGGAGCAGATTTTGCAGTTGATCATAGAAAAGAAGACTGGCATAAAGAAGTCAGAGCAATTTCAAAAGAACTTGCAAAGAAAAAAGGTGAAGCACCAGGAATTGATGTTTCCTTTGATCATATTGGTGAAACACACTGGAACAAACAACTGACCTTACTAAAATATGGAGCAACTCTAGTTTCATGTGGTGCAACAACAGGATACGATGCACAAACTGATCTTAGACATATTTTCTTTAAAGGAACAAACATCCTAGGTTCTACACAAGGAACCAAAGCTGAATTAGATCAAGGTCTTTATTGGATGGGTCAAGGCAAAATTAAAGCAGCAATTGATTCAACATATTCCTTTGAGCAAGCAGCAGAGGCTCATACAAAGATGTTAACTGGAAAAGGTCTCTTTGGCAAAATCTTAATGAAGCCAGAGGGCACTTAATCATTTAATGACACAGCTTTTCAGAAGTCTTATTTTTGTTCCGGGAAATAATCCTAGATTTCTTGAAAAAGCAAAAAAATTACATGCTGATATTGTCTGCTTTGATCTTGAAGATTCAGTACCAGACAATGAAAAAGTTAACGCAAGAAATCTTATCAAATCTGCATTAAAATCTAGACAATCTTATGCATCTTCAATTTTTGTTCGAACAAATTCTCCAACTTCAGGGAAAATCCCTTCTGATCTTAAAGAAGTGGTTCAAAAAGGAATTGATGGTATTGTTATCCCAAAGGTAAATAATGTAAAAGAGATGGAAAAAATTGAGAAAATACTATCAAAATTAGAAAAAACACGAAAACTAAAACCAATTCAAATAATTCCGTCAATTGAATCTGCAGAAGGTGTAGTTAACACGTATAACATTGCATCTTTTGGAAAAAGAGTTTCTGCAGTAGTTTTTGGTGTTTTTGATCTTCTAAATGATCTAGGAGTTGAATATACAAAAGAATCAGAAGGTGCCAGATATTCTAGAACAAAAATTCCTGTAGATGCACATGCTTCAGGAATTGTGGCCATTGATGCCATCTGGCAGGATCTAAAAGATTCTAAAGGTTTTGTAAAAGATTGCAAACTGGGTAAAAGTTTAGGTTATTCAGGAAAAAGTATCATCCATCCAGATCAAATCGCTGTGGTGCACAAATTATTCCATCCTAATAAAAGTGAAATTTTCTGGGCTGAAAAAGTCTGTAAGGCATATCTTGAATCAACACAAAAAGGTAAAGGTGCCACTATTGTTGATGGAAAAATGATAGATGAAGTACATTTCAAACAAGCAAAATCCCTTCTTGAATTAGTAAAGTGATATTTTCCTTCTTATTCTAATGTTCGAAGTATTGATTTTACACTAGAACTTTCTTCCATAATTTTCTTTGGTATTATTCCATTTACAACAGTTTTTCCCTTTTTAATATCTAAATTAATTTCTTGAAAAACACATTGAAGCTTAGATATTTTTTTACTTTCACTTAGAACTTTTCCAGTTTCAACAATCAATCCGTTGATCATCATATTTTCAATCTTTCTATATCCTGAAGTTTTTGGTGCTTTAGATTCTTTAAGGATTTGTGGAATTGTATATTCTTTATCTAAAAGGGTTGTAATAATACATCTTGAGTCATACTCTCCGAACAATTCTAATATTGAATCTGATAAAATTGGGTTGATTATAGTTACAAAATATTTTTCATTTGATTCTTTTATTCTGATGATTTTATCTAGACAATCTCTTTCAAATTTAGAAACATCTAGACTTGAATTTTTTTTGAGAACACTTGTAAATTTTTGAAAATGTTCAATTGAAAGCTTTATGGACATTCCATGTTCTAAAAATAATTCACGTTCAACTTTATGGAGCAGTTCCAAATCCATTTTTTTCTTAATTTCAAATAGTAAAGCATTTGAAATTAATCTGTCAATTCCTCCCATTTATCAATTCTAGATCATGGAAAATATTAAAGCACTGTTTTTTTACTATCATCTATGTCCAAATCAGTAATTGTGATTGATGATGATGAAGATACTGTTAGACTATTTACTGAATTTCTTGAAGAGAGGGGAGTAAATGTTGTCGGAAATGGGTTTAATGGAACTGCTGCTGTTAAACTATTCAAGGAAACCAATCCTGATGTAGTTCTAATAGATCTAAACATGCCTAACGGAAGTGGTTATTACGCAATTAAAAAAATTCAAGAAGTTAATCCCAAGGCACGGATTGTTGCTGTTTCTGCAGACAGTAATTATACTACGGAGGAAAAATTGGAAAAACTCAACATACCTCTTATTCAGAAACCATTCAAAATGGATCAAGTAATTTCAATCATAAATGATTGATCCCATTTTTGGAACATTTCATATAGTGTTATATTGTAAAATTCATAAAATTTCTATGATTAAAATGAGTAAGCGAGTCACAATCATGATTGATGAAGACCTTGATAAAAAACTCCGACTTCGTCAAGCAAAATTAATTCAACAGGAACAGACTTCATACAGTTATTCTAAAGTATTGAATGAATCACTGCGTAAAGTTCTAAAATAACTAGAGTAGAATCTAGCAAGATTTTATTTCATTTATTAGAATAGGTTAAAGATAATGAATTATCATTATATTTTAGAAAAATGATTGATCTTTTAGATCCTACAAATGTGATAACTAGGATGTTTAGTGCTGGAAAATATGAAGAAATGTACAATTATTGTAAAAATCTATTGGAAAAAATTCCTAATGATATGGTTGCACTTCAAAATATTGCATTATCGCTAATTCATTTAAAAAAGTATGATGAGGCAATTGTGTATTGTGATAAAGTCCTAGAAATAAAAAATTCAGATACATATGCACTAAAAAATAAAATTTATGCCCTTGAAAATCTAAAAGAATATGAGCAAGTTTTAGAATTATGTAAACTAATTCTTTCTACAAATCCTAATGATATTTGGGCCCTTAACAGTATGGGATTATCGTTAAACGAACTAAATCGCCATCAAAATGCTCTAGAATGTTATGATGCCTCTCTTAGAATAGACCCTAATGATGTTACAGCCTTGATGAATAAAGCCATTTCTCTTAGTCATCTCCAAAATTACAAAGATGCCATTGAATTTTATGACAAAGCTCAAAGTATTGATTCAACCTTAAAAGAAATTCCTCTTGCAAAATCGAGATTATTTGAAAAATTAGGAATGGATGATGATGCATTTTTAGCTGCACAAGGAGTTTTAAACAAAGATATGCAAAAAATCAAAAATGACGCTAAGGAAAACAGGTTTTCTGTATTTCATCAATTCTGCGAGAATGAATTTCAAGATTATAATTCCAAATAATTACTATCGTTATTGAGTTTCAATATCAAAATCTAGTTCTGATAGCATCCCTTCCCACCATTTTGGAATAAATTCTGACATAAAGCAAACGATTCAACCTTTCCTTATAGATCTTACGTATAGAAATGAATGATATTGGAACTTAAGACCAGTAACGATTTGTTTACTGGTGACAATTCCAACCATAACATATTGTCTAAAATAGTATTTAGGGACTACTGATGATTTGTATGAATGATTTGTTCATTAGTGTTTTAAGCAAATCTTGTAAATACATAACATGTCAACATTAATTCAGTACAAATATGACAAAAACGCTGATCAGTCATTATCTCTGGAAGAACATGAAATTAAAAATCCAGTTTCATCCAACATTACAGCAATGGATATGATTGGATTAACTTGGATTCTTCAAGATGATGAATGGTGATGTGTTTTACAACTCAATACCTCTTAATTCTGGAATCTGTCTCTAAGTCTGAATTCGAAAAGCTATTTTATACGCATAATTCATAACTATTTTTGATGTTTACTGGAATTGTTGAAGGCGTTGGCACAGTGGAAAAAATTTCAAAAAATACAAAAAATCGCAGTGCAATTGAAATGACTGTAAATCTTGGAAAGCATTCTAAGGGATTAAAAATTGGGCAAAGTGTTGCTCTTAATGGTGTATGCCTTACTGCAACAAAATTGTCAAAATCCAGTTGTATTTTTGAAATGATTGAGGAAACTACCAAAAAAACAGATCTTGGTAATCTAAAGGTAGGTGGAATTGTAAATATTGAAAGAAGTTTAAAAGCTGGTGAGAGACTTGAAGGACATTTTGTTTTGGGTCATGTAGATGGTGTTGGAATAATTAAAAAAATTCTAAAAAAACCAAAAGAAGTACAAGTTTGGTTTGAGGTTCCAAAGAAATTATCAAAATATGTTGTGAAAAAAGGCTCTATTGCTATAGATGGAATTAGTTTAACTGTAGTTGATATCAAAAATTCGCTTGCATCTGTTTCATTAATCCCTCATACCATTGATATAACAAATTTTCATACAAAAAAAATAGGCGATAAAGTTAATATTGAAACTGACATTCTGGGAAAATACATTCTAAAATAAAGTCAATAATCTACAAATTTAGTGGTAATTACCAATTTTTTAGTAAACTTTATAATTAGATTAGAAAGATTTTTTATTATGTCTCTTGAATCTGCACTACAATCTCTAAAGCGAGGAGAATTTGTGTTGTTATTTGATTCAGCTGGAAGAGAAAATGAGATTGACATGGTAGTTGCAGCCGAATTTGTTACTCCTGAACATGTAGCAAGAATGCGACAATATGCTGGTGGATTACTGTGTATTGCAATTGATAATAATTTTGCAAAATCTCTTGAACTAAAGTACATGCATGAAATTCTTGCTGATTCTTCAATTTCAAATAAAGAAATGATTATGGGTTTGGCACCATATGGAGATCATCCAACATTTTCTTTATCTGTAAATCACTATCAAACTTATACTGGAATTACTGATAAAGACAGATCATTAACAATTAGAGAAATGGCAAATATTTTTAATGTTGAAAATAAACAGAAAAAATTTGCATCATCATTTAAAACTCCTGGACATGTTCCATTATTGATTGCATCTAAAGGATTATTAGCTGCACGACAAGGACATACCGAAATGTCTGTTTATTTAGCTCAGGTTGCAGGTTTGACACCTGTTACCGCGATTTGTGAAATGATGGATGCTGAAACATATTCTGCATTATCTGTAGATAAAGCAGAAAAATTTGCAAAACAAAATGGGATTCCATTAATTGATGGAAAAGAACTTTTAGAATACGCCAAGGTGCATTAGTATTGAATATTGCAGTAGTGGTTTCGGAATTTAATGAGAAAGTGACATCTAGGATGCTTGCAGTAGCTCAAGAGAAGGCAATTACTTTGAAATTAAAAATTTTGTATACGTGTAAAGTTCCTGGTGCTTATGATATGCCTATAATAGTAGATTCTTTATTGCAAAAAAATGATATTGATGCTGTAGTTACTTTAGGTGCTATTATTAAAGGACAAACCAAACATGATGAAGTAATTTCCCATTCTACGGCCCAAGCCCTGACTGCTTTATCTATAAAATATCAAAAACCTGTTTCTTTAGGAATATCTGGCCCTGGAATGCAAGAAAGACATGCCTATGCCAGAATTAGGCCTGTTGCAGAACGCGCAGTAGAAGCTGTTGTAAAAATTTCTTATGAATTAAAGAGAATTCAAAAATGATTCAACTTAGTATATTAAAAATTACTGGTTATGGTCCTTGGACATTGACATTGGGTAGCGATAGAGAACATGAACTACAAATGCTACAGGCATCACTATACAAAGAAGTTCAAAAACTATTTTCTGAAAAGAACTGTCTCGTTTTTCTCAATAGAGCCGACGAATTTTTTGTAATTACTAATGGTCTTAAATTAGAAGATCACATCGAAATCCAAAAAAAACTTGAAAACTTATTTGATATTCGTTTGGCAATATCCATTGGTTATGGCGAATCTCCTTTTGATGCAAATCTGAAGGCATACGATGGAAAGAAAAATAACATTGTTTTAAATCAAGAACATAATATTTTCGGATTCGTTAAAAATGCATCTGATTCAAAAGTTTCAATCATGCATTTAGATGTAGATGATCTTACGTCACGAAGAAAAAATAATTCTCCTTATGAAATCACATCAATAATTTTTGAATTATATTCGAAAATGTCAAAATATTTTCTTGCAAAAAATTCTCTTACATTTTTTATGGGCGGTGATAATTTCATGATAATTGCAAGTGAAGATGGTAAAAATTCTGTTCAGAATTTCATTAACATGATTAAAGACAATGACGACATATCTTTGAATTGTGGAATAGGAAATGCACATACTAGTAGAGAAGCTGCAAAATTAGCCACAAAATCTCTTGACACAATACGAGAAATTCGAGATTCAGGAAAAGAAAAACCTGAAGTTTATGAATTATCATGTTAATTAGAAATATTAGTGTATTACAAGGTTCAGAATTAGATTTTGTCTTAAGAACTAATGTAAAAATTCAGAATAATATATTTCAAAAAATTCAATCAAAAATACAAACTAACTCAAATGAAGAATCAATAGACTGTGAAGGTCTTCTTTTAATCCCTGGTTTTATTAATGCACATACTCACATAGGAGATTCGATTGGAAAAGATGTTACGCTCAATAGTAGCGTAGATGAAAAAATCCATCCTGTATTTGGAGCTAAATCAAAAATTCTAAAAAATACATCCCAAGAAAATCTATCAAATTTTATGAAAAATACATGTCACTCAATGCTTCGAAAAGGAATTACGACATTTGTAGATTTTAGAGAAGGGGGATTAGATGGAGTAATCTTACTAAAAAAAGTACTATCTAACATCCCCATTCGTTCCATAATTTTAGGCAGACTTGAATTCTATCAAAAATCTACGGAAATTAAAAAAAATCTGCCATTTCCTAAAGAAAAAACTGAAGATCTTAATCAACTTCTTAAAGAATGTGATGGAATTGGTGTCAGTGGCGCAAATGAAAATAGTACTTCTATTTTAGAATATTATTCAAAAACAACAAAACTTAGGGCAATTCATTCTTCTGAAACTATACAAAGTATTTCAACATCAAAGAAAGTCACAGGAAAATCTGAAACAATTAGAGCCTTGTCACTAAAACCTCATTTTCTGGTTCACATGACTTTTGCTTCAAAAAGCGATCTTGCTATTTCAGCAAAAAAAACCCAAGGAATTGTCATTTGCCCAAGAGCCAATTCCTCTCTTGCTGAGGGCATTCCAGACATAGAATTGATGCAAAAGGCAGGATGTACACTGGCATTAGGAACAGATAATGTAATGATTAATTCTCCTGATATGTTCAGAGAAATGGATTTTCTTTGGAAAGCAACAATGGGAATTCACAAAAAAAGAATTGATCCGAAAGAAATTCTTAAAATGTCTACAGTAAATGGAGGAAAAGTTTTGAACAAAGATATTGGGGTAATTGAAAATGGAAAAATTGCTGATTGTATTTTTCTTGATAAACATGCTTTAGATTTAGAACCAATGCATAATCCATATGCATCAATTGTTCATAGAGCATCTGAATCTGCAATTAAAGCAGTAATGATTGGAGGGAAAATAGTATATGGAAAAATCTAAACCGTATGTAATTCTCAGTGCTGCAACATCTATTGATGGAAAAATTGCGACTGTAACTGGTGATTCAAAACTATCATCAAAACTAGATGGTATTAGACTACATAAACTAAGATCTAAAGTTGATGCAATACTTGTAGGAAAAAATACTGTCTTACTTGATGATCCTATGTTAACTGTACGACATACTAAAGGTAAAAATCCAATTAGAATAGTTTTAGATTCTAAAGGTAGTATATCAAAAAATTCAAAAATAATTCAAACAAGCAAAAAAATCCCAACTATAGTGGTTGTTTCAAATAAAATCACTAAATCAAATCTTGAGAGGCTCAAGAAATTTCCTATAGAGATAATTATCGCAGGAAAAAATTCCATTGATATCAAATTATTATTGAAAAAACTTTCATATAAAAAAATAAAATCAGTTCTGGTAGAGGGTGGCGGAACTACTAATTGGGAATTTATTAAAAATGGACTTTTTGATGAATTAATTATTACCTTGTCTCCCTTTCTAATTGGTGGAAAAGATGCTGTATCGTTGGTTGAAGGAGACGGATTTAGAAAAATCACAAATTCTCCTATTCTGCGACTCAAATCTACTATGAGGCTCAAAAATCACCTTGTTTTGAATTACGTAAAAGTGTAAGTTATTATACTTTCTTTGAAATAAAATTACAAGAAATTGGCAGTAAAAAAGAAAGCTACAACAAAAAGAAAAACTACAACAAAAAAGAAGGCTGCACCAAAAAAGAAGGCTGCACCAAAAAAGAAGGCTACTAAATCAAACACAAAAAAACCAGCATTTGGTGGATATGCAATTAGTTTTGCAGGTCGTAAAGAAACTGTAGAACAAGTATTTGGAAATAAACCAATTGCTCCAAGTGAAATGACCAAAAAGATTTGGGCATTTGTAAAATCAAAGAGCCTCTCTAATCGTTAAACTGATTTGTTAACGATTTATCGTTAACTAATTTCTATCTTTTAATTATTTTTTTAAAATAAATAAGATATAGATATTGGATTTTATTCAAAATTATTATGTCTACAGCATCATTAAGACGCGATCATGACTTGATAGAAAAAGTCATCAAAGCAATGGAATCTACAATTCAATTACTAAATGACAATAAACAAATTCCTGAATCAATTTTATTTCCTGTAATTGATTTTTCAAAAAATTTTACTGATGTTTGTCATCATACTAAAGAAGAAAAATCTCTATTTCCTGCATTAGAACAAGCTGGAATGCCTAGTAATATGGGTCCTATAGCAATGATGTTAATTGATCATCAACGTTCCAGAGAAATTGGATCTCAAATGGAAGAATCAGCTAAAGAATATCTTTCATCAGGAGATTCTACAAAATTGATTAGCGATATGCAACAATATGTTGAACATATAACAGAACATCTATGGAAAGAGAATAATAGATTATTCATGATGGCTGAAGCACGATTACAATATGTTTCAAAAAAAGTAGATGATGAGCTAAATGAAATAGAAAAAACTCAACTTAATGATTTAGGAAAATCTAGAGAACATTATGAGAAATTAGCTGAAAATCTTTCAAAAGATATATCTGAACAGGGTAATTAGATTTGTCTTCTAGCATATTTGGTCAAGTGATAGGAGTTAGAAAATTTGCTAATGGTGACATTGAATTAGATTTCTACCATGAAGATGAAATAACAGAATATCGATATTCTTCGGATCCTAGTAGATTGGGAAATTTTCCAAAGGAATTAGCTGAAACTTTAGCCAATACTTTGGCTTTGGATATTTGTGTTGAGATTTACTTTGGTGAAGATGGCAGTCCTACACATATTGAGCTTGAAGAATGTGATGAAGAAGATGATGAAGAAGATGATGAAGAAGATGATGAAGATTTTGATGAATCTACTGAGACTTAAATGAATTAATGAGTAATTTACTCTACATAATGATGATGTGTAAGATTGTCATAAAATCTGACTGATTTTAGATTCACAAATTCAAGCATTCCGTACCTTGATAACTCCCTTCCAAATCCACTATGTTTTATTCCTCCAAATGGAATTCTAGGATCAGAAATTACAACATTATTTACACTGACAATTCCTGAATCTATTCTTCTTGACATTTTATCTGCTTTAGCAAGATCTTTTGTCCAGATACTTGCACCTAAACCAAATTCACTCTCATTAGCTAATTTAATTGCCTCACTTTCATTTTCAACTACTGTAATTGGAGCAACTGGTCCAAATGTTTCTTCAGTTGCAATTCTCATATCTGATGTTATGTTTTTAAGAATTGTTGGTTTGTAAAAGAATCCTTTTCCGTCAATTTCTGAACCTCCTAGAAGAATTTCTGCACCTTTTGCTTTTGCATCTTCCACAATTCCAGAAATTGTTTCTAAACCTTCTTTATTTGAAATAGGCCCAATATCTGTTTCAATTGACATAGGATCTCCTACTTTGAGTTGTGATGCATTTTTTATAAATAATTCAGTAAATTCTTCTGCAATATTTTTTCCAACAAAAAATCTCTTTGATGCTACACAACTTTGACCGCAATTGATGAATCTACCTTTAACTGCGCCTTCAGCAGCTTTTTCAATTATTGCATCATCTAATACAATAAATGGATCACTCCCTCCTAATTCTAATACGCATTTTTTTAAATTTTTTGCAGCCCTTTCACCAACTTTTGCACCAGCATTTGTACTTCCTGTAAAAGTTACTGCATTAACATCTGAATCAATAAGGTGATTTGCAGAATCAACACTACCTACTATTGTTTGATAAATTCCATCTGGCATTCCTGATTCAGTAAATGCTTTCTCAATTTCAATTCCTGATTGCATAGTTACTCTAGATGGTTTCATTACAATCACATTTCCAGCCATTAAACATGGAGCTGCAAATCTTAATGCTTGCCAATAAGGAAAATTCCAGGGCATAATGGAACCAATTACTCCTAATGGTTCAAAAGTTAGAAAACTTTTCCTTGCATCTGTGTTTAATACTTCATCAGAAAGAAAACTATCTCCATGATCTGCATAAAACTCTAATGCCCAAGCACATTTTTCAACTTCTCCAATTGATTCTTTGAGAGCTTTTCCCATTTCAGTTGTTGCAACTTTTGCAAGTTCCGTTTTGTGTTTCTTAAGATATTCTACTAAATTGTAAACATAACTTCTACGTTTTTCATAATCTTTTTTCCATTCTGGAAAAGCTCTTTTTGCTTTTCCCACTAATGCAAATACCTGATTTTTATCCATTGTATCATATGTTTTAATTTCTTCACTTGTTGCTGGATTTATTGTAGTTATTTGACCCAAGGATTTTTTCAAGAATTTCTCCTATTTAATCTGTAACTCGTTTTTCAATATTTTTTGTAAATTCAGTGTATTTGAGTTAAAATCAGAATGTTTGCTGCATATCTTTCTTGATTTCATCGATCTTCTTTGAATATGCTTTTTTAGATTTATCATTCTTTTTTAGGTTTAGAACACTTCCACATGATGGGCATTTGAACATTCCATCAAGTGCACTCTCAAATGTCACTCTGGGGCAATCTTCATTACCACAATGATAAAAGTCTGAAGCATTTTCATAATCTAATCTTTGTTGTAATCTTTCTTCGATTTTCTTTTTCTGGCTTTCAATAAAATGCTCTACTTCTTCCCTTCTGGTTCTCCATCTGTAGACAAACCACCCCTTTCTTTCATCTTTTACCCTGATCCCAGTGATTAAGGATTTTCCAAACAAATCATACAATACTTTTCTTACCATGTTGATCCTAAGACCAGTAGAGCTTGCAATTTCTTCATCAGTTGCATCTTCTGCTTTGAGTAATGATCTTGCTACTTTGAGGTATTCATCTCCTCCTATCATGGAGGCTATTCTAACAAAAGGATCTTCGTATTTGTCTACCAACTCTAATGACTCTTGATTTTCTATTATTAATCCCTTGTTTCTTCTACTTGTACATTTTTGCCATTTTTAGTGGGTATGATCTTTCTTTTTGCATTTGCAAAGTATTTCTCAAACTGACTGCCTTTTTGAATCCGATCTAAGAGAATTGCCAGGGCACTGATCTCTGAATGCGGTTGACTACCAATTCCTACATTATAATCTGCTAATTCATAAATCTCTCTAGGTACTTTTTCGGCTCCTACAACAATTAACAAATTTTTTTCCTTTTGAATCTCCTCTTGTACATTATTGATATTTTGACCATACATTGAAAGATGAATAATTTTGAAATCTTCTTCCTTTTTCTTTTTTACAATATTTTTCCATTTATCAATAAATTCTACTTCAAATTTCCCGCCCCATGTTTTATTGATTTTTTCTACAGTGTCTTTGATTTCTGGATTAACTTCATTCATGAAAATTCTTTCTGCGCCAAATGCTCGTGAAACAAGTGCA comes from Nitrosopumilus sp. and encodes:
- a CDS encoding riboflavin synthase, producing the protein MFTGIVEGVGTVEKISKNTKNRSAIEMTVNLGKHSKGLKIGQSVALNGVCLTATKLSKSSCIFEMIEETTKKTDLGNLKVGGIVNIERSLKAGERLEGHFVLGHVDGVGIIKKILKKPKEVQVWFEVPKKLSKYVVKKGSIAIDGISLTVVDIKNSLASVSLIPHTIDITNFHTKKIGDKVNIETDILGKYILK
- a CDS encoding zinc-binding dehydrogenase, with translation MKAVVYNEYAPDDNFSKILKVQDIDDPKPKADEVVFKVKAAALNYNDIWGMRGVPVAVPLPHVSGSDAAGDVIAVGEDVKNIKVGDRVVSHSNMSCRVCKACTDGREFDCINRTIWGFQTGPTWGAFQEVTHLPEVNISVIPEGVSYDEAAAASMTLLTSWHMLVGRAKIVPGQTVLIMGGGSGVGSFGIQIAKLYNCDVIATASPDKLDKCLELGADFAVDHRKEDWHKEVRAISKELAKKKGEAPGIDVSFDHIGETHWNKQLTLLKYGATLVSCGATTGYDAQTDLRHIFFKGTNILGSTQGTKAELDQGLYWMGQGKIKAAIDSTYSFEQAAEAHTKMLTGKGLFGKILMKPEGT
- a CDS encoding tetratricopeptide repeat protein, which translates into the protein MIDLLDPTNVITRMFSAGKYEEMYNYCKNLLEKIPNDMVALQNIALSLIHLKKYDEAIVYCDKVLEIKNSDTYALKNKIYALENLKEYEQVLELCKLILSTNPNDIWALNSMGLSLNELNRHQNALECYDASLRIDPNDVTALMNKAISLSHLQNYKDAIEFYDKAQSIDSTLKEIPLAKSRLFEKLGMDDDAFLAAQGVLNKDMQKIKNDAKENRFSVFHQFCENEFQDYNSK
- a CDS encoding GTP cyclohydrolase IIa, giving the protein MIQLSILKITGYGPWTLTLGSDREHELQMLQASLYKEVQKLFSEKNCLVFLNRADEFFVITNGLKLEDHIEIQKKLENLFDIRLAISIGYGESPFDANLKAYDGKKNNIVLNQEHNIFGFVKNASDSKVSIMHLDVDDLTSRRKNNSPYEITSIIFELYSKMSKYFLAKNSLTFFMGGDNFMIIASEDGKNSVQNFINMIKDNDDISLNCGIGNAHTSREAAKLATKSLDTIREIRDSGKEKPEVYELSC
- the ribH gene encoding 6,7-dimethyl-8-ribityllumazine synthase gives rise to the protein MNIAVVVSEFNEKVTSRMLAVAQEKAITLKLKILYTCKVPGAYDMPIIVDSLLQKNDIDAVVTLGAIIKGQTKHDEVISHSTAQALTALSIKYQKPVSLGISGPGMQERHAYARIRPVAERAVEAVVKISYELKRIQK
- a CDS encoding DNA-binding protein, which gives rise to MSFPESNESPYENTNNELSAQKEQILKQILSPEARLRLNNIKMVKSELSDLVEQYLIGMATQGKLPGQISDDQLKQILLSIQQPKRDFKINRV
- the ribB gene encoding 3,4-dihydroxy-2-butanone-4-phosphate synthase, coding for MSLESALQSLKRGEFVLLFDSAGRENEIDMVVAAEFVTPEHVARMRQYAGGLLCIAIDNNFAKSLELKYMHEILADSSISNKEMIMGLAPYGDHPTFSLSVNHYQTYTGITDKDRSLTIREMANIFNVENKQKKFASSFKTPGHVPLLIASKGLLAARQGHTEMSVYLAQVAGLTPVTAICEMMDAETYSALSVDKAEKFAKQNGIPLIDGKELLEYAKVH
- a CDS encoding CoA ester lyase; the protein is MTQLFRSLIFVPGNNPRFLEKAKKLHADIVCFDLEDSVPDNEKVNARNLIKSALKSRQSYASSIFVRTNSPTSGKIPSDLKEVVQKGIDGIVIPKVNNVKEMEKIEKILSKLEKTRKLKPIQIIPSIESAEGVVNTYNIASFGKRVSAVVFGVFDLLNDLGVEYTKESEGARYSRTKIPVDAHASGIVAIDAIWQDLKDSKGFVKDCKLGKSLGYSGKSIIHPDQIAVVHKLFHPNKSEIFWAEKVCKAYLESTQKGKGATIVDGKMIDEVHFKQAKSLLELVK
- a CDS encoding amidohydrolase family protein, giving the protein MLIRNISVLQGSELDFVLRTNVKIQNNIFQKIQSKIQTNSNEESIDCEGLLLIPGFINAHTHIGDSIGKDVTLNSSVDEKIHPVFGAKSKILKNTSQENLSNFMKNTCHSMLRKGITTFVDFREGGLDGVILLKKVLSNIPIRSIILGRLEFYQKSTEIKKNLPFPKEKTEDLNQLLKECDGIGVSGANENSTSILEYYSKTTKLRAIHSSETIQSISTSKKVTGKSETIRALSLKPHFLVHMTFASKSDLAISAKKTQGIVICPRANSSLAEGIPDIELMQKAGCTLALGTDNVMINSPDMFREMDFLWKATMGIHKKRIDPKEILKMSTVNGGKVLNKDIGVIENGKIADCIFLDKHALDLEPMHNPYASIVHRASESAIKAVMIGGKIVYGKI
- a CDS encoding transcriptional regulator, yielding MGGIDRLISNALLFEIKKKMDLELLHKVERELFLEHGMSIKLSIEHFQKFTSVLKKNSSLDVSKFERDCLDKIIRIKESNEKYFVTIINPILSDSILELFGEYDSRCIITTLLDKEYTIPQILKESKAPKTSGYRKIENMMINGLIVETGKVLSESKKISKLQCVFQEINLDIKKGKTVVNGIIPKKIMEESSSVKSILRTLE
- a CDS encoding response regulator encodes the protein MSKSVIVIDDDEDTVRLFTEFLEERGVNVVGNGFNGTAAVKLFKETNPDVVLIDLNMPNGSGYYAIKKIQEVNPKARIVAVSADSNYTTEEKLEKLNIPLIQKPFKMDQVISIIND